One Plasmodium cynomolgi strain B DNA, chromosome 12, whole genome shotgun sequence genomic region harbors:
- a CDS encoding multidrug resistance protein 2 (putative) gives ILVILNTLKMINLEYNMMSGGEPIDQYKSVYVSIARGVIMLYSLCSSIYFYFVHIQLNTVKKRNIIAKDEMERILVNDLKCKKYQIFGAEMGSNLQETDISTMNNDSIPPDGKSTLNWNQSYNRLSDSDDVFKSTKKKKSWCKRKVAQMGNAFIEKNVKEALLKKNKNYLPDKKMQGGNGSAGGSAGGSGGGSANGGGSGGNNGASSSSPSAKSNSNISFLEDKLTYKEFSNILLPYMWPSRRVDQKGNSLILRTYVVIIFLLIILSKVFSVICPIYLGLASNEVLKKDMKNSVFYLTMYVTFFFISKFLKEMCGILYSQIQQSAFIELQESIFQKFHNLSYEWFSTKNAGGIMRIVDRGTESANSLMNSLLMYIIPATIEGIVTCIIFVIKYKNSVLGSVLYLGLTLYIYATIKITKWRKKIRSKANKMDNVYHDIAHDSLSNYENVKYFSNENYEIKRFCSALSNYNRYNMKILNSLGVLNSIQQFILNATLFFTLFCVIRMIVNDGADSGTFISVVVYTSNVFAPLTILGTLYANIVKSFTDISDLTDILREKVDIPEDSDLEAFTLTSHEKKFGVSIQFVDVNFHYPSQPLHMALKDVNIYIQPGTTCAIVGHTGSGKTTISKLLYRFYDAEGEIKIGGRNVSEYTRNSIRNIIGIVPQDTILFNETIRYNILYGKLDATEEQLIDAVKSAQLYDFIMSLPKKWDTVVGDKGVKLSGGERQRIAIARCLLKDPKIVIFDEATSSLDSKTEFLFQKAVEDLRKNRTLIIIAHRLSTISSAELIILLNKGRIVERGTHQHLLKLNGEYTEMWNMQSRSNDLFTDDNFSNDDNRSAPALTRQGGDTSELGPDGLKTGVGRVGKASSARSAFSGSGEQEDNYGRRKKGGGHLDMHSIVKEAARSAVRAGRASMARGNEASGSKASGSRASSRKASSRKGSSRKASSSCSNAAGSVTNARASDVNRVGSMNNMSGIANVSDFASGRSIFSPSNQNVNSVYGGANENYSTIYEAKKENDVSIFKGSDASNDTVHSSCGDGSMRSGGAQGGSAPGGSVRGGSVQSGRQSDRGSAQSGRQSDRGSVHSGRQSDRGSVHSGRQSDRGSVHSGRQSDAASSIKVNDPEHVRNELGSVRSSNGHVDEANIAVGEASAEHVSEEHASAERASVGVSGEHVSVGAGSSENSVIDGGEHITMEPVSSEQITVGREEQNSALDSSAYSGLDSGNTPLDNDTNPNSYNSSSTNNELDIRGEDNNINNDANTFSGSGSNGNNISTNDLDNQDYSSGFQVDYQVDVSEPSNIHEQENVYDRTTANEQVNVNHSTIANDPTIANDPTIANDPTIANDPTTANDPTTANDPTTANEHSVSYDYNAAALDHDYSYDNGADDDDY, from the coding sequence ATATTGGTTATCCTAAACACCCTGAAGATGATCAATTTGGAATATAACATGATGAGTGGAGGAGAACCCATAGATCAGTACAAGTCCGTTTATGTGAGTATCGCTAGGGGAGTTATTATGCTGTACAGCTTGTGTtcttccatttatttttactttgtgCATATTCAGCTGAACACTgtgaaaaagagaaatattaTTGCAAAGGATGAGATGGAAAGGATTCTTGTGAATGACttgaaatgcaaaaagtacCAAATTTTCGGTGCAGAGATGGGAAGCAATTTGCAAGAGACGGACATAAGTACGATGAATAATGATTCGATACCACCTGATGGTAAAAGTACTCTCAATTGGAACCAGTCCTACAATAGGCTAAGCGACTCGGATGATGTGTTCAAAagcacgaagaagaaaaagagctGGTGCAAGAGGAAGGTCGCTCAGATGGGCAACGCATTTATCGAGAAGAACGTGAAGGAGGCCCTCCTcaagaagaacaagaacTACCTCCCGGATAAGAAGATGCAAGGCGGGAATGGTAGTGCTGGCGGTAGTGCTGGTGGTAGTGGTGGCGGTAGTGCTAACGGCGGAGGCAGTGGTGGGAACAATGGcgcctcttcttcctccccctctgcCAAATCCAACTCGAACATAAGCTTCCTGGAGGACAAGCTAACGTACAAAGAATTCAGTAACATTCTACTGCCCTACATGTGGCCCAGCAGGAGAGTAgaccaaaaaggaaacagcCTAATTCTACGCACATACGTTGTTATTATATTCCTGTTGATTATCCTATCAAAGGTATTCAGTGTGATCTGCCCAATATACCTAGGACTAGCCTCCAACGAAGTGTTGAAAAAAGACATGAAGAATTCCGTATTTTATCTCACCATGTatgtaaccttttttttcatctccaaatttttaaaagagatGTGTGGGATTTTATATTCACAAATACAGCAATCAGCTTTTATCGAATTACAAGAATCGATTTTTCAGAAATTTCACAACTTGTCATATGAATGGTTCTCCACGAAGAATGCAGGTGGGATAATGAGGATTGTAGATAGAGGTACCGAAAGTGCAAATAGCTTGATGAACTCATTACTGATGTATATCATTCCAGCTACCATAGAAGGTATTGTTACTTgtatcatttttgtaattaaatataaaaatagcgTTTTGGGGAGTGTCCTCTACCTGGGACTTACTCTCTATATATATGCTACTattaaaataacaaagtgGAGAAAGAAGATAAGAAGTAAGGCGAATAAAATGGATAACGTCTACCATGACATTGCTCATGATTCTTTAAgtaattatgaaaatgtaaaatatttcagtAATGAAAATTACGAAATTAAGAGGTTCTGTAGTGCATTATCGAACTATAATAGATATAATATGAAGATCCTGAACAGTTTGGGTGTACTTAATAGTATACAGCAGTTCATCCTAAACgccactttatttttcactcttTTCTGTGTAATTCGTATGATTGTAAATGATGGAGCTGATAGTGGTACCTTCATCAGTGTGGTAGTATACACATCCAATGTGTTTGCCCCGTTAACCATTCTAGGAACTCTCTATGCAAATATAGTAAAATCTTTTACAGATATAAGTGATTTGACAGACATTTTGAGAGAAAAGGTAGACATACCAGAGGACTCCGACTTAGAAGCGTTCACCCTGACctcacatgaaaaaaaatttggagtcAGTATTCAATTTGTTGATGTTAATTTTCACTACCCATCTCAACCTTTGCATATGGCACTGAAGGATgttaacatatatatacagcCGGGTACTACTTGTGCTATTGTTGGTCATACTGGTTCAGGAAAAACGACAATTTCGAAACTACTTTACCGATTTTACGATGCAgagggagaaataaaaattggagGAAGGAATGTATCAGAGTATACAAGAAATTCTATTAGAAATATCATCGGAATAGTCCCTCAGGATACTATCCTTTTTAACGAGACGATACGTTATAACATACTTTATGGAAAGCTAGACGCAACAGAGGAACAGTTAATTGATGCTGTCAAGTCTGCTCAGTTGTACGATTTTATTATGTCTCTTCCGAAGAAATGGGATACTGTTGTTGGAGACAAGGGGGTCAAACTGTCTGGTGGTGAGAGACAAAGGATCGCCATAGCTAGATGCTTACTGAAAGATccaaaaattgttatttttgatGAAGCTACTAGCTCATTGGACTCAAAAACGGAATTTTTGTTTCAAAAAGCTGTAGAAGatttaagaaaaaacagaaccCTAATTATAATTGCACATAGACTTAGTACCATTTCCTCCGCAGAGTTAATTATTCTGTTAAATAAAGGTAGAATTGTGGAGAGAGGAACCCATCAGCATTTGCTCAAATTGAATGGAGAGTACACGGAGATGTGGAATATGCAATCTAGATCGAATGACCTTTTTACGgatgataatttttcaaatgatGACAATAGGAGTGCTCCTGCGTTGACTAGACAGGGGGGAGACACGTCTGAGCTTGGACCCGATGGGTTGAAAACAGGCGTCGGTCGTGTTGGCAAGGCTAGCAGTGCAAGGAGTGCCTTCTCAGGTAGTGGCGAACAGGAGGATAACTACGGCCGCCGCAAGAAGGGAGGTGGGCATCTCGACATGCACAGCATTGTGAAGGAAGCCGCGAGGAGCGCCGTCAGGGCCGGCCGTGCCAGCATGGCGAGAGGTAATGAAGCCAGCGGCAGTAAAGCCAGCGGTAGTAGAGCCAGCAGCAGAAAAGCCAGCAGCAGAAAAGGCAGCAGCAGAAAAGCCAGCAGCAGCTGCAGCAACGCGGCTGGAAGTGTGACCAATGCCAGAGCCAGCGATGTCAACAGAGTCGGCAGCATGAACAACATGAGCGGCATCGCCAATGTGAGCGACTTCGCCAGCGGCAGGAGCATCTTCAGCCCAAGCAACCAAAACGTGAACAGCGTCTATGGAGGCGCTAACGAAAACTATAGCACCATTTACGAGGCCAAGAAGGAGAACGATGTCAGTATTTTTAAGGGTAGCGACGCCAGCAACGATACTGTGCATAGCAGCTGTGGCGACGGCAGCATGAGGAGTGGAGGCGCGCAGGGTGGAAGTGCGCCGGGTGGAAGCGTTCGAGGTGGAAGTGTGCAGAGTGGCAGGCAAAGTGATCGAGGAAGTGCGCAGAGTGGAAGGCAGAGTGACCGTGGAAGCGTGCACAGCGGAAGGCAAAGTGATCGAGGAAGCGTGCACAGCGGAAGGCAAAGTGACCGTGGAAGCGTGCACAGCGGAAGGCAGAGTGACGCCGCCTCCAGCATCAAGGTGAACGACCCCGAGCACGTAAGGAACGAATTGGGCAGTGTGCGAAGCAGCAACGGGCATGTCGATGAGGCCAACATCGCCGTTGGAGAAGCGAGCGCAGAACACGTTAGCGAAGAACACGCTAGCGCAGAACGCGCGAGCGTCGGAGTCAGCGGTGAGCATGTCAGCGTCGGCGCGGGCAGTAGCGAAAACAGTGTCATAGATGGCGGAGAGCATATAACCATGGAGCCAGTCAGCAGCGAGCAAATAACGGTTGGCAGGGAAGAGCAGAATAGTGCGCTTGACAGCAGTGCGTATAGCGGGCTGGACAGCGGCAACACCCCATTGGATAACGACACCAATCCTAACAGCTACAATAGTAGCAGCACGAACAACGAGCTTGACATACGTGGAGAAGACAACAATATTAACAATGACGCGAATACCTTTAgtggaagtggaagcaaCGGCAACAACATCAGCACGAACGATTTGGACAACCAAGACTACAGCAGTGGCTTCCAGGTCGACTACCAAGTGGACGTAAGCGAACCGAGTAACATACACGAGCAAGAAAACGTATACGACAGGACAACGGCGAATGAACAGGTGAACGTGAACCACTCGACGATTGCTAACGACCCGACGATTGCTAACGACCCGACGATTGCTAACGACCCGACGATTGCTAACGACCCGACGACTGCGAACGACCCGACGACTGCGAACGACCCGACGACTGCTAACGAGCACTCCGTCAGTTACGATTACAATGCCGCCGCGCTGGACCATGACTATAGTTACGACAACGGGGCTGACGACGATGATTATTGA
- a CDS encoding hypothetical protein (putative) — protein sequence MEKDNKIGKEQLVCWVQKMLKRKRFDFSDLRDGAVYVDLFKYIWPQMMKKYEENYKHKYTTEEKEKKNWLIINSVLNDLNIDSDFINYNHICTGHFTSCYQSLIVLFFLYSLVKHHECDFVLAYPVTKKLTDFMSSDEPLNCLLRAGSVQLPQKFCKDFSNSIQVNTSTVINDEERDNPFEMGRLQNCVPSRWTPKSHHSAFTNGNFFKYFNKTEVRKSEILEKGSHDDKKKSIFLQTPHLNYLPSANIGSSSCVNDHKAIQADVKKTKVDASCQSENDPFFNFFLNHNSVTNLKVTWNDEEKNIKGESFILFLKTQIKMYKRELGLREEELEVTSQIKKKEMEDIKMAHSTQLEMLREKHQAQIFYLKQQHLEDKAKIRKQFETKICNIEEDLTLDLDVLHCQDKNSFVSNLPDEKMEWTKLKEEERSTPKHRHKHNCGKQNRGNVTEGVDTPVDYDEEDANINRFLFDQVDMGSVLSGGSSGRDHYSDDIPKKRKFLSFDYCLEDGKVRETSGGEPEGEDQGPLYTGTGADLTSNTRGETPRVETHTSSNIRAAINKIKQLVSKKNMEHELNNEHIRGEIATLRNAVENFQCRRGCEFDLVTESAQVVSELLQSIDREEEQQEEGEEGEGEVPPKGWDTFSYIEREQNKIYEMIKRGHNGLLKNDQVVKILDGSSLIRLLVRVVCALKLERVKRRLVGERVASKESSERRGSSERRGSSERRGSSERREGGERREGGERREGGERREGGERREGGERRVSNDRRVSSDRINERRSERSSETGARGAFASNDTPSNEIKKIEHEMETEEHIKSVERKNKRLQCLNEYYKKRLGHLEVWTHALEDLKSKCKKFYTENGRHAFTNGGEERVLHECSEIPPSGDSWDGAASSERLANAQLAPESVPMHPLASLPPFLWSPEFYLRSFEEENERDAQLMRLLKLLGRCENEEDTLLFRSDLPMRCGRSDNEVKSTKEREEENRKQQNPDKHKLSVYSTEALLKKKLTYNFWLILGDIYNYKNVIVEACHYICHSNIMMNRYFITSEHKMREERRIFENTCNGKDTVHMEEKYKWRQLIGRATLSRDLYKEKYLQLQRENEKEKKNFLHLTNLCYEQESVKYKNTILKFRQVDHNYRVYKAREKKWVQLAKLLITELINSSKGNQEEVKNVWLEIVATEGKKREKHKKHKKQKEKKRKENKKCVQGGGPSWESHIEECIPNDACEGVAEETSHLTPIRRKTKEVENLGETHQGGESKMGKGTLTNSARDHGGQNKRSSTTNRFGTTNRCSSDKLGSASKGGKEKAHRDRSNNDMCRQDQSMCKQVSPPGRGAKRASAEQDEGGNKRSESNRCRRDYFTGIEVNCYKGDLHESGANCCKGDLHESGANYYAKDFHTFLNDVQSSCVLSFSSASEADIWVSEGEGTTPEPLHSDVDSDGGSGTDLGVDGSAVRLATSKSAAQTVNKSAAQTVNKSAAQTANQNAAQTANQNAAQTANQNAAQTANQNAEHGASHGPSRGGEAWETRLKQMAEESCTMFQRILCMKEEEITERKKKIELLEGELNEMKKQKQSQENKYACLKEQENDLVKRLGSLSDLISNLNDQMYKMNREKICSENKSLTKQQELHTIVRNYECTIKLIKSHLKKYPSVLCLIDAVTDGDREIILDLVSSGENYNGGENDKGGENDKGGENDKWGENYKGGQNDKGGLSFSLQVDKHTHVKEKQNCVIKSVARETPIMAATKTATNDDSQILDNLEGANMSVGGEDKWEGIPDFSLTDLIRDMGWDN from the exons ATGGAGAAGGATAACAAAATAGGGAAGGAGCAACTGGTATGCTGGGTGCAGAAAATGTTAAAGAGAAAACGTTTTGATTTTAGTGACCTGAGAGATGGAGCTGTCTACGTGGATCTGTTCAAGTATATATGGCcacaaatgatgaaaaaatacgaaGAAAATTACAAGCATAAATACACCACcgaagagaaagaaaaaaaaaactggctAATTATAAACTCTGTCCTTAATGACTTAAATATCGATTCTGATTTTATAAACTACAACCATATATGTACAGGACACTTTACCAGCTGCTACCAGTCCTtgattgttttatttttcctgtaCTCATTAGTGAAGCATCACGAATGCGACTTTGTGCTAGCCTATCCAgtgacgaaaaaattaactgatTTTATGTCAAGTGATGAACCTCTAAATTGTTTACTCAGAGCTGGTTCTGTGCAACTTCctcaaaaattttgcaaagacTTTTCTAACTCTATCCAGGTGAATACCTCCACGGTAATAAACGATGAAGAAAGGGACAACCCCTTCGAAATGGGGAGGTTGCAAAACTGTGTCCCCTCGAGATGGACTCCTAAATCGCACCACAGTGCCTTCACCAATGG CAactttttcaaatatttcaACAAAACGGAGGtaagaaaaagtgaaattttAGAAAAGGGATCACATgatgataagaaaaaaagtatctTTCTCCAGACTCCACATTTAAACTACCTTCCATCTGCAAACATTGGCAGTAGCAGTTGTGTAAATGATCACAAAGCTATACAAGCTGATGTGAAGAAAACCAAAGTGGATGCAAGTTGTCAATCTGAGaatgatcctttttttaatttcttccttaaTCACAATTCGGTGACTAATTTAAAAGTTACATGGAAtgatgaagagaaaaatattaaaggggaatcctttattttgtttttaaagacacaaataaaaatgtacaaaaggGAACTTGGTCTGAGGGAGGAGGAACTAGAAGTAACTagccaaataaaaaaaaaagaaatggaagataTTAAAATGGCTCACTCTACCCAACTAGAGATGCTCCGAGAAAAACACCAagctcaaattttttacttaaaacAGCAACACTTGGAagataaagcaaaaataaggaaaCAGTTTGagacaaaaatatgcaacatAGAAGAAGACCTAACCCTAGACCTCGACGTTCTACACTGCCAGGACAAAAACTCCTTTGTGAGTAACCTACCCGATGAGAAAATGGAGTGGACCAAATTGAAAGAAGAGGAGAGATCTACACCCAAACATAGACATAAACACAACtgtggaaaacaaaatagggGAAATGTCACAGAAGGCGTAGATACACCAGTAGACtacgatgaggaggatgcAAACATTAACCGTTTTCTGTTTGACCAGGTAGATATGGGAAGTGTGTTGAGTGGAGGAAGTTCCGGAAGGGATCACTACAGCGATGACATTCCTAAGAAGCGGAAATTCTTAAGTTTCGATTACTGCCTTGAGGATGGAAAAGTGAGAGAAACGTCAGGGGGGGAACCTGAAGGAGAAGACCAAGGACCGCTATACACAGGAACAGGCGCAGATCTAACTTCCAACACAAGAGGGGAGACACCCCGTGTAGAAACACACACGAGCAGCAACATCCGGGCAGccattaacaaaataaagcagcttgttagcaaaaaaaatatggaacaCGAACTGAACAACGAACACATAAGAGGAGAAATTGCAACTCTGAGGAATGcagttgaaaattttcaatgtCGACGAGGGTGCGAATTTGATCTAGTCACAGAAAGTGCTCAGGTTGTGAGCGAACTGTTACAGTCGATTGATAGGGaagaggagcagcaggaagaaggagaagaaggagaaggagaagtgcCCCCCAAAGGCTGGGACACGTTTTCCTATATAGAGAgggagcaaaataaaatttacgaGATGATAAAAAGGGGCCATAATGGTCTCCTCAAAAACGACCAAGTGGTGAAAATCCTCGACGGGAGTTCCCTAATTCGGCTGCTCGTCCGCGTAGTTTGTGCATTAAAGTTGGAAAGGGTGAAACGTCGCCTCGTCGGTGAACGGGTGGCCAGTAAGGAAAGCAGCgaaaggaggggaagcagcgaaaggaggggaagcagcgaaaggaggggaagcagtGAAAGAAGGGAAGGCGGCGAAAGAAGGGAAGGCGGCGAAAGAAGGGAAGGCGGCGAAAGAAGGGAAGGCGGCGAAAGAAGGGAAGGCGGCGAAAGAAGGGTAAGCAATGACAGAAGAGTAAGCAGTGACAGAATCAACGAACGAAGAAGCGAACGAAGCAGCGAAACCGGGGCGAGGGGTGCGTTCGCGTCTAACGACACCCCAAgcaatgaaataaaaaaaatcgagcACGAAATGGAAACGGAGGAACATATAAAAAGTGTCGAAAGGAAGAATAAACGATTACAGTGCCTCAATGAGTACTACAAAAAGAGGTTAGGACATCTAGAGGTGTGGACACACGCGCTGGAAGACTTAAAATcaaagtgcaaaaaattttacacagAAAATGGCAGACATGCGTTTACGAATGGAGGGGAAGAGAGGGTTCTTCACGAATGCTCGGAGATCCCTCCTTCAGGTGACTCATGGGACGGGGCGGCTTCGTCTGAGCGGTTAGCCAATGCGCAGCTGGCACCCGAATCTGTGCCCATGCATCCGCTTGCGTCGTTGCCCCCCTTCCTGTGGTCTCCAGAATTTTATTTGCGAtcttttgaagaagaaaacgaaaggGACGCACAGCTCATGCGTCTGTTGAAGCTGCTCGGTAGATGTGAAAATGAGGAGGATACGCTTCTTTTCCGAAGTGACCTCCCTATGAGGTGCGGAAGGAGTGATAACGAGGTGAAGAGTACAAAggagagggaagaagaaaataggAAGCAACAAAATCCAGATAAGCATAAACTGAGTGTATATTCCACAGAAGcattgctaaaaaaaaaactaacatACAATTTTTGGCTAATTCTTGGAGACATATACAACTACAAGAATGTTATAGTCGAAGCGTGCCATTATATTTGTCATTCAAATATCATGATGAATAGGTACTTCATAACAAGTGAGCATAAAATGAGAGAGGAAAGAAGGATATTCGAAAACACTTGCAACGGTAAGGATACTGTTCacatggaagaaaaatacaaatggaGACAACTCATCGGAAGAGCGACATTGAGTAGGGACTTATATAAAGAGAAATATTTACAACTACaaagagaaaatgaaaaggaaaaaaagaatttcctGCATCTAACCAACCTCTGCTATGAACAAGAAAGTgtcaaatataaaaataccaTTCTTAAATTTAGACAGGTGGATCATAACTATAGGGTTTACAAAgctagagaaaaaaaatgggttcagCTAGCCAAACTGCTCATAACCGAATTGATAAATTCGTCAAAGGGCAACCAGGAAGAAGTGAAGAATGTCTGGCTGGAAATTGTCGCAActgaggggaagaagagggagaagcataAGAAGCataagaagcagaaggagaagaagcggaaggagAACAAAAAGTGCGTGCAGGGGGGAGGTCCCAGCTGGGAGAGCCATATCGAAGAATGCATACCTAATGACGCTTGCGAAGGTGTGGCTGAAGAAACCTCTCATTTGACGCCAATCAGACGGAAAACAAAAGAGGTGGAAAATTTAGGGGAAACtcaccaagggggggaaagcaaaatggggaagggaACCTTAACCAATAGCGCAAGGGACCACGGCGGACAGAACAAACGGAGCAGTACTACCAACCGTTTCGGTACTACCAACCGTTGCAGTAGTGACAAATTGGGATCCGCATctaagggggggaaagaaaaagccCACAGGGATCGCAGCAATAACGATATGTGCCGCCAAGACCAGTCAATGTGTAAGCAAGTGTCTCCCCCAGGCCGTGGTGCGAAGCGCGCGAGCGCTGAACAGGAcgaagggggaaacaaacGAAGTGAATCGAACCGCTGTAGGAGGGATTATTTTACAGGGATCGAGGTGAACTGCTACAAAGGAGATCTTCACGAGAGCGGTGCGAACTGCTGCAAAGGAGATCTTCACGAGAGCGGTGCGAACTACTACGCCAAAGACTTCCACACCTTCCTGAATGATGTGCAAAGTAGTTGCGTCCTTAGCTTCTCTTCTGCGAGTGAAGCGGACATTTGGGTGTCGGAAGGGGAGGGCACTACTCCCGAGCCGCTGCATAGTGATGTAGACAGCGATGGAGGCAGCGGCACTGACTTAGGTGTAGATGGAAGTGCCGTACGCCTTGCCACTAGCAAAAGCGCAGCCCAAACGGTTAATAAAAGTGCTGCTCAAACGGTTAATAAAAGCGCTGCCCAAACCGCTAACCAAAACGCTGCCCAAACCGCTAACCAAAACGCTGCCCAAACCGCTAACCAAAACGCTGCCCAAACCGCTAACCAAAACGCTGAGCATGGCGCGAGTCATGGCCCCAGCCGAGGTGGCGAAGCGTGGGAGACCAGACTGAAACAAATGGCAGAGGAGTCATGTACGATGTTCCAAAGAATTCTCTGCatgaaagaagaagaaataacggaaagaaaaaaaaaaattgaacttcTGGAAGGAGAACtaaacgaaatgaagaagcaaaaacagAGTCAGGAAAATAAGTACGCATGTCTGAAGGAACAAGAAAATGACTTAGTTAAGAGGTTAGGATCCTTAAGCGACTTAATATCGAATTTGAATGAccaaatgtacaaaatgaatCGAGAAAAAATCTgtagtgaaaataaaagcttAACCAAACAACAGGAACTTCACACCATTGTGAGGAATTATGAATGTacgataaaattaataaaatctcatttgaagaaatatcCCTCCGTTTTGTGCCTCATAGACGCAGTGACGGATGGGGACAGGGAGATAATCCTGGACTTGGTCAGCTCGGGTGAGAATTACAACGGGGGTGAGAATGACAAAGGGGGTGAGAATGACAAAGGGGGTGAGAATGACAAATGGGGTGAGAATTACAAGGGGGGTCAGAATGACAAAGGGGGGCTAAGTTTTTCTCTTCAGGTGGATAAGCACACCCACgtgaaggagaaacaaaattgtgtaattAAGAGCGTTGCACGGGAGACACCCATAATGGCAGCCACGAAGACAGCCACAAATGACGACTCGCAAATCTTGGACAATTTAGAGGGAGCCAATATGTCAGTCGGGGGAGAAGACAAATGGGAGGGCATCCCTGATTTTTCTCTAACCGATTTGATAAGGGATATGGGGTGGGACAATTAG